Below is a window of Pagrus major chromosome 21, Pma_NU_1.0 DNA.
ATGTTTGTCCAGATGGGGTTATCTGGGGCAACAGCAGACGTTGGGTAACGTTAACCTGGATGTTGGTCTAACATGACGAATGATAACAGACATAACGGGCGCCAGCGGGAAACGGCAGAGGAAGGTTTCTCAGAAAGCCATCGCGCCCACGTCCCTTTGTTCCACACGGATACTGTGTAGTGAAATAAAGTCAATCATATTTTGACCAGGCGGATTAGTGAACTGTAACACTAACCGAGATCATCTTAAACTTTAACCGAGCTAGTAAATGCAGCCTCCCTGATTTGTTTAACTCCTGCGGCTGCGTGGGTAGCGCTGACCTCCACGTCCATGTGAAAGACACGTCGTTATTTTTTAAAGACGCCATTGGATTTCTTTGTTATGAGCGGACTGTATTTTGCGGGTGGTGCCAGAAATCGCACATCGGTTAATCCGGATCCGCGAGTTGAGCGAAAAAGCTCCCCGCCAATGCCATTATGTATTTTTTAGCTTCGGTATATCGCATTATGTTTTTTAAGCGTCGGTACCTCGCCTTGTGGTGACTGTTTCCTGTGCGGTGTAGTTGCATTACAAATCGCACGTCTTCACTTTGTTCGTCACAGTTTGTCCCAGATATCCACACACTGGCACGGAGCAAGTGTTTTGCTTCCGGAGAAGTCCTCACAAGGGGACCGCAGGAAGTGTCTGACGCCAGACTACACGAGTTTTAATTAGTAAGCAGGCTGCTCATGGATTGGACCGAGTCATTTCAGACTCATTTGAACGCAGCAGCGATTAATGCGGCAGATTGTGTTGCATTTTCATTGGCTCCACTGCTAATGCTTAATTAAAATTTATagatatgctttttttttagtAATGAAGAGAAGGATGTTAATAAACTTCAGCACCCATTAACCCATCAATGGTAATTTTCAATCATGGACTAATTTTGCAGAATAACTAGATGAATGTCAAATGCTCAGCAAGTGGCAAGAGTACGAAATGGCtcaaatgttttgctttgtctGACTAAAAAAATGAAGCGGCTGAATAACCAAAACAATAGATTATTGGTCAAAAGACTGAATCAGATGATGCAGTAAATTGTCTCTTTAATGTCAGTGGATCTTTGATGGGTTCAAAGGTCAGGCCCCTTTGTCCGGAATTGTTGCATTCGAGTGCATTGGCGCAACTTCCCAGCTCCTGAGTGGGGGCGTCCAAATTCATTGCAGTGCAGTTATATGCACACAAAGGCGACAGAGCCTCGGGTAGCTGGAGAATGCCCAGTCAGCATTGGGGTATGAGATTCATTTAGTTTGGAAGGTCAGTGGGGACAAATGTGTTGGGCCACCACGCAGTTCACCTATGGCAGGGTTAGCTGACTCATACAGTGTGGGGAAATTACCCACCCCACCTCATTTCCTGATACAAATACAACTGTAGGTTTGACAGGATGTTGACACCATTAATTCTGTTCCATGTGGAAGGATGGAACATTTCACTCATTAAGTTGAAGTGAACCTTCAGAAACAGTGGTACTTTGCACAACTAACACCATTTCTGTCTCTATTTATATAGACTGTTTAAGCTCAAACATCACATTTCCCATCAAGTGACGCAGTCCTGCATTCTCATCTGTTTCCGCAGTCGTCAGTATGTGAGAAAATCATGGAGCTGCTGGGCCAGAACAAGATCGATCACCACCAGCGGCAGGTGGCGATCCTCAGCCAGGACAGCTTCTACAAGGTGCTAACTCCAGAGCAGAAGGCAAAGGCACAGAAGGGCCAGTTCAACTTTGATCATCCAGGTATGCAGACACTGAGTAGTTGGTGGTACAGCTCATGTACTATGTGCGGAGCTACACCTTATTTGACTTGCAGCAGCCACATGCATGTTACCCTTATGACTGATATCAGTTGCCTTAAAAGTCCTTTTCACACAATCCGAGCTGACACTTGGAATTAGTCAGAGCTGATGCTGCTTTAGCGCTACACAGATTGAATATTGAGGCTTAGGTGACGACAACTAGCAAACTCAAACAAGTAAATTGCCaagttaatataaaaatatataacgCATGCATGTACTCAGCTGCATGCTTTGCTGCCATGTTGATAATTTTTCCAGTGTGTTTTTGGCAGAAGCATTGACTCCATTTTTGGAGCCAGACTTTGCCCCCCCTTCTTGCTCCTGCTTCCTTTCTCGGCTGATTTAAAATCCCCACCGTCAGCAGGCCTTTCTCAGAGGCAGCTGCTCTAAGGCTCAGAGACTGAACCTAACACCTGTTCCACGAAAGGGATTCAATCTTACCAAACGTGCAGTGTAGGGTCCCACGTGTCCATGGCCAAACCCCAAGCTAGTGTAACTAGGGTTAAATGACATGACATCTCCTAAAGATTGCAACTGAGCATTTgccttttcttgttttcagaTGCCTTTGACAATGAGCTCATCATGCAAACGCTGCGACAGATTCTGCAGGGAAAGACGGTCCAGATTCCAGTTTATGACTTTGTCACTCATTCCAGGTGTGCACATCCTTCTGCTGTGTGTTCCTGCAAAATAGACATTTGATCTACAATGACAACCTCTTATTTGATTTATAACTTGATTGTATAATCACACACTGTGTCTAAATATGCTTGCTGAGAGGAGGAAACtcgtctgtttgtgttgttccaGGAAAGAGGAGTTTGTCACGGTGTATCCGGCCGATGTGGTCCTGTTTGAGGGCATCCTCATGTTCTACTCGCAGGAAATCAGAGACCTGTTCCAGATGAAGCTGTTCGTTGACACAGATCCAGACACACGGCTCTCACGCCGAGGTGTGTAGAAAGCGTTGGAtggatcagtcagtcagtcagtagcATCAGACAACCACAATAGGTGTAACAATTGTAGAGCATTTCACCACCTAACTTCAGTATGTGACTAGTTGTTAAACCAAAGTAGTCTCAGTACagtactgcaaaaaaaaaaaaaactggatttGTTGCAGCAGTGAATGGATCAATTCTGGAGTGAATGAATTGCAGAATACTCGTGAgtttagatatatttttttaatattatgttaATGGCCCATATTTGATATTGTCTGTCTTGTTTGCTTTCAGTTCTAAGAGACATCAGCGACCGTGGTAGAGAGCTGGAGCAGGTGCTGACCCAGTACATCACTTTTGTGAAACCGGCCTTTGAGGAATTCTGTTTACCAGTAAGTGACTTTCCTTTGACACATTTGACGTAATCAAGAAACTGTTGTCATTACATTGTTTGTCCACTGGGCGACActgctgagttttgtttttaactgggAAATGTCCCACTCTGTTCATATCTTGGCTACAATTCCTGAATAATTGGATTTTAACAGTACTgaaatctttgggtttttttctttttatttattaaactatTGATCTATATATTATCAATACACATCTAATTATAGGAAAAGTATTGTAGCTTGAGCATTAACATTATCTTTATTCCTACTAGACAAAGAAGTATGCAGATGTGATTATTCCACGAGGAGCAGATAACCTGGGTAAGGACAATCATAAAAAAGCTAAAGGTTCTATATTATGCCAattttcaagttcatattcTTATTTTGGGTATCTACCAGAAAagctttacatgctttaatggtTCAAAAcacattgtctctttttgtccATTGCTGTAGCACCTCTATTAACCCTGTGTCTGAACACTCTGTTTTAGTGTTCGTCTTTTTGACGAGGAAAAAGAGCATGATTCTGTTTTCATACAATTTTTAAAAGGCATCCTTTTGGGTCTGTTATTGGAGGTAAAATGCAAAATCGATGTTGGTTTTGAACACTGTGTTACCGTCTTTCTCTCGTTTCTTCCAGTGGCCATCAACTTGATAGTACAGCACATCCAAGACATTCTGAATGGCGGCCTAAGCAAGCGTCACAACGGCTGCATTAACGGCCACAGCACTCCACGTCAGCGGCGGACCTCAGAGTCCAGCAGCCGGCCTCATTGACCTCATCACACCTCTCTTCACAGGGCGGAGAGGGGTGTGGGGGGTGCACTGTAAATAATGCCTGTTGGCATCCCTGTAtttaagagagaaaagagatgcaAAAAGAATTGAAATgccttttattattattattattctgacTACTCTTGTTATTAGTTACTTTCATTGTAATTGTTGAACTTgagatttagatttttgtcaggagagtaAAAGAAAAACTCTTGTTATTCTTGTGATGAGACCATGGGTTAACATTGACCCCATGCATTTTCCTCCCagattgcattttgttttttgtgtcccCTGCTGCTCCATGGAAATTCATGCCGCTAATGAATAAAAGAGGGGAatccttttactttttttttttaatgtctgatAAAACTTGAACCCATAATGGCCAGGGGGTTTGATAAATGTTTGGGGTGGGTTCCAAACGCGGAGGATGTGGATTAGAAGGCGAGTTGAAGAAACCAGGATTGCACTCTGTATTTGTTCTGACAATCTTGGAGGTGTTGCcctttttttccagtgtttttaaatTCCCCTGTTGTATTATGTAGTGTAAAGTGTTACACTTGAGGTCTGTTTACTACACAAAGTGTCCACCACATTCATTCTGTATGTCTACCGCAGCAGTAACGCACTACACGATTTTTTAGTACTGATTGTCGCACACAGAATAATGTGACGACCAGACCAATGAAGCCAAAGGCTGGATGGTTCAACTGCTTACTGTATTAACTCAGTTTAGTGTTGTGGGTAATGTTACATTTATGGAATGCTTGTACCCTCTGTCAGTCAAAATATATACAAGTATTCCTGTTAAGCGGGAATTAACAAATCAAAAGCTTAATCAAATTTGGATATATAATCTACCTATCTACCCTAATTTAGATGGTTTTGCTTGCATTCACATGACAGTCAGCCATTTTAAACAAGATAAACGTATGAAGTATATACTCAGGTTGATAATTTTGActtgaaatgtcaaaaagcGTGTTCAATGCCACAGCAATATCTGCTTTCCCAGGTGTGTGGCTATTAACCATCAAGACCCACCACAATGCCTCTGCAAAGTTGCCTCAGGTTAACGTGTACAGTAAGTATCCACATTAGAAACCAGTTTCCATTCAAACTCTAggttataataaaaaaaaaaatgttgaatcaaTTTTGTATTCCATGTGCTGTATTTGTTGTGTATAGTGCAATTGATTGAATGATTTGTACCATGAGATTTGTACCGTATGGATGTGGGAGTGGTTTTGGATATTGGATGATTTCTAACTGAATGACGTCAATTGCTTAATGGTCAATAAAATGATAAAGCTCAGTGTCCTTGTCTGAAGAGTATGATTATTTAGACAATGTCAGTTAATGATACACATGAGTGAGTTTTACATTAGAGCTGCATGATTAATCGATCAAAACCAAAATAATTGCCAACGATTTTGATAATCAtttcaggttttattttatttatttattttttttattctacaagaaaactgtcaaacatttgctggcttcagcttcttaaatgtgaggttTTACTGCTtccatttgtcatttatgataataaCTGAggggttttggacaaaagaagcatttgaagacatcacatTGGACTCCGGTATATAGTGCCAagcattttccacatttttttaaatcgaTTTTTTcaagattaattgataattaaaaatatGGTTAGTTGGAGCCCTAATTCACATACACGTCATGGGACCGCTTCTCACAGTGAATCAATGTTAACGTTGGTCAACAATAAGTAGGtcattcatgttgttttcattgtgtccACTAGAGGGTGCAATTGTCCACTGTAGACACGCTCCATTAAAATGCTGACGGACATGTGAACACTTGTCATGAACGTAATTAACCTgattacaaaaaataacaaaaataacaaaactaaaaatagcCGCCACGCTACGTTTGATTGTGACAGTATGACGATACATGCTGTGTGAGGTCACCATTTTATTAACGTGTAATGCAAACAGGACGCACATTTCCCCATAATAATCCCTTTATGAACTAGACGCCAACATGTACGAGGAGTGCCTGAAGGCAGCACAAAAGCTGTCAGTGGGCAAGCGTCAAGATGGTGGTACGTGTCGCCGCAGCACGTTTCTGATGTAAACACTGAAGCAGTTTTGCTCGTCGCTGGTGCTTTTTAACCTCTCCTTTTGTTGTATGCATGACAGAAATTTGGGCTCCAGTTTAAAGCCACTCTGGAGAACGTCACCAATGTGAGACCATTGGGCGACGACTTCCGCTGGTTTCTGAAGGTAGGA
It encodes the following:
- the uck2b gene encoding uridine-cytidine kinase 2-B, whose protein sequence is MAGDSETHLRDRDENTNIIRQPFLIGVSGGTASGKSSVCEKIMELLGQNKIDHHQRQVAILSQDSFYKVLTPEQKAKAQKGQFNFDHPDAFDNELIMQTLRQILQGKTVQIPVYDFVTHSRKEEFVTVYPADVVLFEGILMFYSQEIRDLFQMKLFVDTDPDTRLSRRVLRDISDRGRELEQVLTQYITFVKPAFEEFCLPTKKYADVIIPRGADNLVAINLIVQHIQDILNGGLSKRHNGCINGHSTPRQRRTSESSSRPH